ATGATACGCTTCATAGTATCTTATACCAAATATTCTCTGTGACATAGCATTGATATGGATACCGTCCGGGTTAGATGTAAGTCCCTTAGCAGTAACATAATAGCAATTTTCTTTACTCTGTGCATATTTTTGAAGTTCTTTGTTAATGCGTTGATATTCCACACAGCCTGCACCAAATGCAGCCTTACCCAAATAATCGCCCAAACCTCCGATAAGAAACGGAACATCAGGTATGGATAATTCGCTTCTTATTTCATTAAAGATTCTTAATATTTTTTCATAGTATCCTTTGTGTTTTCCATCTTGACTGTCACTTTCCCCCTGATGCCACAGTATTCCTGCCAATTCGCTATCTTTCATTGCAAACTTAGCTTCATTTATTGCGTGACGAAATAATGTACCATCTATTGACCATTCATCAATGGTGCTTCCACCTTCTGCACAGGGAATAAGGCCAATTTTTTCTCCCTCATTATCTCCACACCAAGCCTCTGCAAATGATGCCGCAGGACCTACGCCTGCAACCGGTCTGTCAAAATGAATGGGTTCAGTCATCATTTGCCATCTGCCATTTCGCAGCATCATAATTCTCTCATTATAAATCGGAGGTACTTCATTTATAAATCCACGACCTGCCATATTTGATTGTCCAATTAGTAAAAATGACTCCATTCTTTTCTCCTGTCTGCTTAAAGTTCATCAAACACAAAATAATCCATCACGGACGTTTCGTGAAATCCACAGGAATTGTATATACCCAGAGCCGCTGCGTTTTCAGAGGCAACCTGGCACTACCTGTCCTGCATTTTGATTGTATCATAAATGTTTTTATTTCACAGATATTTAATCAAAATCATCTTCATATCGCTTAAAGAATTCATAGTAGGTACGGACATTTTTCAATTGTGTCCACTTCTTTACATCTACCGGGACTTCATCAAGGTCATAAATTTTAGCCCCTTTGATAGCTAAAAGAAAGGGGGAATGAGTGGATATGATAAACTGACATCCAAAGAACCTTGCAGAATCATCAATAAACTTTACCAGTTCCTCCTGCCGGTTGGGTAAAAGGCTATTTTCCGGCTCGTCCAGAATATAAAGTCCATTTTCTTCTATCTTCTCTGTAAAATATCGAAAAGCACTTTCGCCATTTGAGTACTCTCTGATATTATCGATTAATCGGGACCGGACAAACTTTGATTGAGTTTTACGCTTCGCACTGTTTACCATTTGCAATTTTTCAAAATCATGGATAGAATGAACCTGAAACTGTGCATATTTCATTTCTAAATAATCCTGAAAGATCTCTTCTCTTTTCCGGTCGATACCATCATTCATGCTGCGGACATTGAGCATATAGTCAAATACATCATCACTGGTTATAATCCTGCTGTTATCCGGTATTTTCGTTCTTATATTTATCCGGCACAGCTTCAGATACTCTAAGAAAAAACTGGATTTGTTATAATTTGACTCTCTTTTCACGTTTGCTTTTTCCGCAATTACATTTAAAGCAGTTGTTTTTCCTGAGCCATTCCCTCCATATAAAATAGTAATCGGTTCAAAATCGATTTTCGAAAGGAAATTTTTTGATAGAACTTTAAAAGGATAAAAAGAATCATAACAGGTTCTTTTTTCGGCCCAAAATACAGAAGTCTCTTCATCATCATCGGGGAATGTAACCAAATCTATGAATATCATATTAATTTACTGATTCCTTTCTTTCTTAATAGGACTCTCGATAAATATTTTAGAAATGAGCATAGGCACCTTTTGTATAATGGCATCAAATTCAAATGTTTTAAGATTCACACGGGCTTCCTTTCTTATGAAAAATCTGTGAAATTCCTCATAATTCATAGCCGATTGCCTTTAACCACTTTATAATATTCTCTGGTGCAGCGATACCATTTTTCAAATGCTTTTTGGCAATCAAGTGGAAACACCGTGTCATGCCTGTTTTTTCGTTCACTTGCATCAAACATTGTCATGTTATAATTATCATAATCACGAACCTGCAATGTCTCAGCGGATATGACTGTCCTTGTAGGTCCCAAGAACCTTTCCAACAACCCTTCATAAGCCTTAAATTTCACATCATATCCTACTATGGGAATCGCTTTTGACTCCCAAAGTGTAGCAAAACATCTCCAACTGATTGCTCCGGTGATGTAATTGCTATGTCACTAACAGTTCTGTTCGTTTCTCGTAACATATCACAACTTTTTGCAATACGATATCTAATCACATAAGCATTCGGTGTTTGCCCAACATATTTATTGAACAACTCACAGCATTTACTTCTACATACAGCTCCAGAACCCGCAATATCACCAAGAGTTATCTTTAAATCATAATATTGATGAATAAATTCTGTCATTTTCAAAACAGTTTCTCGAAACTCTTCATTTATGTGATGCCTGGGCACTTGTTGAATGTGATCTGCAATATTTGCACAAAGGGATACGGCCTGAGATAGCAAACGTATTATATTCGGACTTCCACTATGCATATCATCATAAATGCTACTCATGATATACATAGTTTCTTTTTGCCACTCAATGTGAGGGTTGAGTAATATAAAATCATCGCTGTCTGAGCCAAATTTCTGATTCACATATCGTCTCATATCTTGAGAATTTTCAAAAAGCAATGCAGGATGAATAACAACAGCAATAAATGAACAGTTTTCTTTATCTGCAGAAAACCCATAATGCATACGCTTACTATTAATAAAAATACCATTATGAGAATCTATATGCACAATTTCTCCATTCACGAAAAAATCCATTTTCCCATCAAGTATAAGAATAAATTCCAAATCCGGATGCCAATGACATGTGGCGGCATATCCATACCGAACAAGTTGGTCTTTATGAACATACATAGGAAAATCTGGTGTATTATAATGCAATCGTTCTGATGAATCAGAAAATATTTCTAATGGCAGACTCATAATATCACCTCGAAAATAAAATACAATTTTGATATAATTATAAAAGATATTTAAAGAAATTCCAAGTATAATCTGATACAATTTTGATAGATATTCTACTAAAACCACCTATTAAAATAATTAATTGAAAATTCAATATATATAGGAGATGAAGCTTATTATGACAAATAAAGAACGAAAGGAAAAAGGATTGGTGTATCGTTACGATGATCTATCCCTTTTAGGAAACCAATTCTTATTTCAAGAAAAGCTCTATGAGTATAACCACACTCGCCCAACTGAAACAGAGAAGCGGCAGCAATTATTAAAAGAAATCTTTGCCGAGATAGGGGAAGATTGTCACGTTGAAATTCCACTAAATGCAAATTGGGGTTGTAAACATGTACACTTTGGCAAAGGAATCTATTGTAATTCAAATGTTACTTTCGTTGATGACGCCGATATATATGTAGGCGATAATTGTCTGATTGCCCCCAATGTAGTAATTTCTACTTCCGGACATCCTATATTACCTGTTTTGAGAGAGCATCACTATGTATACAATCTTTGTGTTTATATTGGGAAAAATACCTGGATTGGTTCCGGAGTTCAAATCATGCCGGGTGTGACAATAGGTGATAATTCCGTGATAGGAGCAGGAAGTGTTGTAACAAATGATATCCCCTCTAATGTAGTTGCATTAGGGATCCCGTGTCGAGTAGTTCGTGAAATTGGGGAAAAGGACAGAAAATATTATTTTAAGAACAGGGAGTTAGATGTATGGGAGTGATATTAAAATAGGGGATTATCTCCGTAAATAGCTTTTATTCGATAATTAAATTTAAGTGGTAGGAAGGTCTTTTAGAGACCTTCCTGCCTTGGTTATAATTTTCCTTGTGTAAGCTCCTGGATGTATCGACTCCATAATTTTTAGATTCTCCAATATGGCGGATCCATATCGTTCTTTTCCCATAGCGCCGGGCATGGTCACATCTCCTCCCTCGTCAGTTTCTTCATCCAATGTCCATAATTTGTCTTGATAAAGACCGGAATACATTTGAATATCTGATCTGAATTCAAAGCGGCCAGGACAAATATCGGATCAGCCTGTTTTACAAATGCCAGGTAGCAGGACACCGGAATAACGATTCCCCAGCTGCTGATAATGTTCATAAGCAGAATAAATGTAGGACTGCCACCTCCTTTTATGATCCCTTCACTGGTTGGCATCTGATATCCCATCCCAATATAGATAACACTCATCAAAATCAGAAACTGATTCGCCAGCTTCTTTGTCGCAGGTGAAATGTTATAAAAGTTTAGTACTGGAATTCGTATCATATAAAGAATCAAAGCTCCAACTAGTGCTATTATAAAAAATGCAGTCTGCAGGTTTTTTGATGTCTTTTTAACTGCCTGCTCATCGCCTTCTCCAATTACTTTTCCGATCATGACTCCTCCGGCAAGTGCAGTTCCAGTTGCGGCCGCTTTCACCATCAAGAAGATATTTGAAGAAACTGCATTTGCGCTGAGTGCCGTGCTGCTCATATTTCCCAGTATCACCGTCTGCAAAGCTGAACTTATACTCCAAAGCACAGCAGTGCCCATAAGTGGAAGCAGACATTTTATATAATCCTTCATAAGTCCGGGTGTAATCACTGATATATGATGTCTTGGAATCTCAACCTTATTCATCGTATAGATCACAACGATCAAAAACTCAACAATACGCGAAATCAGTGTGGCAATTGCAGCGCCCTTGATACCCATTTCCGGAAAACCTGCCTTGCCAAAAATCATCAGATAATTAAAA
The window above is part of the Novisyntrophococcus fermenticellae genome. Proteins encoded here:
- a CDS encoding AAA family ATPase yields the protein MIFIDLVTFPDDDEETSVFWAEKRTCYDSFYPFKVLSKNFLSKIDFEPITILYGGNGSGKTTALNVIAEKANVKRESNYNKSSFFLEYLKLCRINIRTKIPDNSRIITSDDVFDYMLNVRSMNDGIDRKREEIFQDYLEMKYAQFQVHSIHDFEKLQMVNSAKRKTQSKFVRSRLIDNIREYSNGESAFRYFTEKIEENGLYILDEPENSLLPNRQEELVKFIDDSARFFGCQFIISTHSPFLLAIKGAKIYDLDEVPVDVKKWTQLKNVRTYYEFFKRYEDDFD
- a CDS encoding MATE family efflux transporter; protein product: MLQHQNSGFYKTFLKLSFFIILQNVVTISVNLLDNVMLAHYSEPAMAGSSIVNQIQFVYQQAVTALAEAAVIIGSQYWGAKKEKQNQDIARCALRTGLVVCIVMFTAVSIFDKPILSWFTKDTVILSEAEKYLAIIRITYIFSVISTILLGFLRSREIVKIGFMVSVAALCTNGFFNYLMIFGKAGFPEMGIKGAAIATLISRIVEFLIVVIYTMNKVEIPRHHISVITPGLMKDYIKCLLPLMGTAVLWSISSALQTVILGNMSSTALSANAVSSNIFLMVKAAATGTALAGGVMIGKVIGEGDEQAVKKTSKNLQTAFFIIALVGALILYMIRIPVLNFYNISPATKKLANQFLILMSVIYIGMGYQMPTSEGIIKGGGSPTFILLMNIISSWGIVIPVSCYLAFVKQADPIFVLAALNSDQIFKCIPVFIKTNYGHWMKKLTREEM
- a CDS encoding AraC family ligand binding domain-containing protein; the protein is MSLPLEIFSDSSERLHYNTPDFPMYVHKDQLVRYGYAATCHWHPDLEFILILDGKMDFFVNGEIVHIDSHNGIFINSKRMHYGFSADKENCSFIAVVIHPALLFENSQDMRRYVNQKFGSDSDDFILLNPHIEWQKETMYIMSSIYDDMHSGSPNIIRLLSQAVSLCANIADHIQQVPRHHINEEFRETVLKMTEFIHQYYDLKITLGDIAGSGAVCRSKCCELFNKYVGQTPNAYVIRYRIAKSCDMLRETNRTVSDIAITSPEQSVGDVLLHFGSQKRFP
- a CDS encoding sialate O-acetylesterase; this encodes MESFLLIGQSNMAGRGFINEVPPIYNERIMMLRNGRWQMMTEPIHFDRPVAGVGPAASFAEAWCGDNEGEKIGLIPCAEGGSTIDEWSIDGTLFRHAINEAKFAMKDSELAGILWHQGESDSQDGKHKGYYEKILRIFNEIRSELSIPDVPFLIGGLGDYLGKAAFGAGCVEYQRINKELQKYAQSKENCYYVTAKGLTSNPDGIHINAMSQRIFGIRYYEAYHKKEDIYEPLINEKELVDKCHNRVNTSAEKKHIALEKFTLGKISYEELMKAF
- a CDS encoding sugar O-acetyltransferase yields the protein MTNKERKEKGLVYRYDDLSLLGNQFLFQEKLYEYNHTRPTETEKRQQLLKEIFAEIGEDCHVEIPLNANWGCKHVHFGKGIYCNSNVTFVDDADIYVGDNCLIAPNVVISTSGHPILPVLREHHYVYNLCVYIGKNTWIGSGVQIMPGVTIGDNSVIGAGSVVTNDIPSNVVALGIPCRVVREIGEKDRKYYFKNRELDVWE